In Desulfovibrio inopinatus DSM 10711, the following proteins share a genomic window:
- a CDS encoding FliH/SctL family protein, whose amino-acid sequence MSLSNTTEIENSNPILASGRVILGLGSNGPEETSVGQLEGNHGPQYTDATAAEFFERVRAKATNKAKAIISQAMAEAEKIKQKAMEDGFAQGMSQAEEQAAQQIQDMADAFGQTLTELQSQRVNLWNEYHQDFITLLRLAVEKTLHLQLAEHRMDILGHLLDQSLEVIDSRTELTIKGHPDDVPALTDLLGMATQARPGLKNWRVKGDPNIHPGGVLIESGEGMVDNSIEGRWAMVEQILSQLSVDDDTPEQAPPVEHDQEPEPAPENGE is encoded by the coding sequence ATGTCTTTGTCTAATACGACCGAAATAGAAAACAGCAATCCTATTCTGGCTTCAGGTCGAGTCATTTTAGGTCTTGGCTCCAACGGTCCAGAAGAAACCAGTGTTGGTCAGCTTGAAGGCAACCATGGTCCGCAGTACACAGACGCAACCGCTGCAGAATTCTTTGAGCGTGTCCGTGCCAAAGCGACAAACAAAGCCAAAGCAATCATCAGCCAAGCCATGGCCGAAGCGGAAAAAATCAAGCAAAAAGCCATGGAAGACGGATTTGCCCAAGGCATGAGTCAAGCTGAAGAGCAGGCTGCACAGCAGATTCAGGACATGGCGGATGCTTTCGGGCAGACATTGACCGAACTTCAGTCCCAACGCGTCAATTTATGGAATGAGTATCATCAGGACTTCATCACCCTTCTTCGGTTAGCCGTGGAAAAAACACTGCATCTCCAACTGGCTGAACATCGCATGGATATTTTAGGTCATCTTCTTGACCAGTCGTTGGAGGTCATTGATTCCCGGACCGAACTTACCATCAAGGGACATCCCGACGACGTGCCCGCTTTGACCGACCTGCTCGGCATGGCCACGCAAGCACGACCGGGGCTGAAGAATTGGCGTGTCAAAGGTGACCCGAACATTCATCCTGGTGGCGTCCTCATCGAAAGCGGTGAAGGCATGGTCGACAACTCGATTGAAGGACGTTGGGCCATGGTCGAACAGATTCTCAGCCAGCTCAGCGTTGATGACGATACCCCCGAGCAGGCTCCCCCGGTTGAACACGACCAGGAACCAGAACCGGCACCAGAAAACGGCGAATAA